The Penaeus monodon isolate SGIC_2016 chromosome 33, NSTDA_Pmon_1, whole genome shotgun sequence genome includes a window with the following:
- the LOC119594140 gene encoding peritrophin-1-like — MSLAQVVLVLLAACVAGVVCVDKCSPDCTGKPVGSKVPDPRNCTQFYLCLNGEFPTDHPLWCDSGEIFDTTLNECQVGTNCTDQCPTTVSNCHFTCDGTYDLVSDPSSCNQYFVCLPHGLEGPFECPAGSPYFNGENCLDDKGACCSDPCTPFCEAAATQVPDPTDCTKYYICLEPGLTSEEYHFTCDAGQNFNLVTGRCDSAAVCQVLCNNR; from the exons ATGTCTCTAGCTCAGGTGGTGCTCGTTCTCTTG GCCGCCTGCGTGGCCGGCGTCGTGTGTGTGGACAAGTGCAGCCCCGACTGCACCGGCAAACCCGTGGGCAGCAAGGTTCCCGATCCCAGGAACTGCACACAGTTCTACCTCTGCCTCAACGGCGAGTTCCCCACCGACCACCCACTCTGGTGCGACTCGGGTGAAATCTTCGACACCACGCTAAATGAGTGCCAGGTGGGGACCAACTGCACGGATCAGTGCCCGACGACCGTCTCCAACTGCCACTTCACGTGCGACGGAACGTACGACCTGGTCAGTGATCCGTCGAGCTGCAACCAGTATTTCGTGTGTCTCCCCCACGGGCTGGAGGGACCCTTCGAGTGTCCCGCGGGATCCCCATACTTCAACGGGGAAAACTGCTTGGATGACAAAGGCGCCTGCTGTTCCGACCCGTGCACACCCTTCTGCGAGGCGGCGGCGACGCAGGTGCCGGATCCCACGGACTGCACCAAGTACTACATCTGCCTGGAGCCAGGGCTCACGTCCGAGGAATACCACTTCACATGTGACGCGGGACAGAACTTTAACCTTGTCACGGGACGGTGTGACAGCGCAGCCGTTTGCCAAGTTTTGTGTAACAATAGGTGA